The following proteins are co-located in the Dietzia timorensis genome:
- a CDS encoding dTDP-4-dehydrorhamnose 3,5-epimerase family protein, whose amino-acid sequence MAQLESRSLHIPGAWELFPAIYDDARGIFLETFSAPRLAEAIGVDFRVAQSNLSVSREGALRGLHFADVPPGQAKLVTAVRGTAFDVIVDIRTGSPTYGDVVSVTLDSERRNSVYLAEGLAHGFLALEPDTAVSYLVSAAYNPGAEHGIDPFDPALGIEWPAMSLDGSVLDYELSEKDRGAPSLEDMAAEGRLPTWAEAKKYLP is encoded by the coding sequence ATGGCTCAGCTCGAATCCCGAAGCCTGCACATCCCCGGCGCGTGGGAGCTCTTTCCCGCCATTTATGACGACGCACGTGGGATTTTTCTCGAGACGTTCTCGGCACCCCGGCTCGCGGAGGCCATCGGCGTGGACTTCCGCGTCGCCCAGTCGAACCTGTCGGTCTCGCGCGAAGGGGCGCTGCGCGGCCTGCACTTTGCCGATGTTCCTCCGGGACAAGCCAAGCTCGTGACGGCCGTGCGGGGAACGGCGTTCGACGTCATCGTCGATATTCGTACCGGCTCGCCGACGTACGGCGACGTCGTCTCGGTGACGCTCGATTCCGAGCGGCGCAATTCGGTGTACCTCGCCGAGGGGCTCGCGCACGGCTTCCTCGCGCTCGAGCCGGATACCGCGGTGTCCTATCTCGTCTCCGCGGCATATAACCCGGGCGCCGAGCACGGGATCGATCCGTTCGACCCGGCGCTGGGGATCGAGTGGCCGGCGATGTCGCTGGACGGTTCGGTGCTTGACTACGAGCTCAGCGAGAAGGACCGCGGCGCGCCGAGCCTCGAGGATATGGCCGCCGAGGGGCGGCTTCCCACCTGGGCCGAGGCAAAGAAGTATCTGCCCTAG
- a CDS encoding DUF4229 domain-containing protein, whose protein sequence is MSESTAAGKNPGEKNSGNGASGAGASASPAAAEGSPKKRLAGNLLLFTLARIAIVLVLVAIIEGIGYLVLGQPVPLLVAGLIAIILALPISTFALRGWSRRINEDIAAVDSGRRTRKEDLRRRMSE, encoded by the coding sequence ATGAGCGAGTCCACGGCTGCAGGAAAGAATCCCGGCGAGAAGAACTCGGGCAATGGCGCGTCCGGAGCCGGAGCGTCGGCGAGCCCGGCAGCCGCCGAGGGTTCGCCCAAGAAGCGCCTCGCCGGGAATCTCCTTCTCTTCACGCTCGCGCGCATCGCGATAGTGCTCGTGCTCGTCGCGATTATCGAGGGAATCGGTTACCTGGTGCTCGGCCAGCCGGTTCCGCTGCTCGTCGCTGGCCTCATCGCGATCATCCTCGCGCTGCCGATCTCCACTTTTGCGCTGCGCGGCTGGAGCCGCCGCATCAATGAGGACATCGCCGCAGTCGACTCCGGTCGCCGCACCAGAAAGGAAGACCTGCGCCGCAGGATGTCGGAATAG
- a CDS encoding MFS transporter: MARPSALQRLLIVTVLFAATFAALRVVLTYRALELGASAAQIGILAAAFSFLPMFVAVSSGRVIDRRGARGMLVLGLSLTVVATAGAVFSPNLGLLGLAHVVIGLGQLWLTIASQSMVTELVPESRFTSGFASLTLLVSVGQAVGSPLIGLVLGGIGSGGLGAGGPEPAGASDGAASSIAAHTIPALWVCFVVLAVALPIALTLPRRVDKDSSPEHAAAEKSKRLSAWTLLRRRGMAPAALSSLVVLAGIELIISYLPVIGEDTGLSPLAVSLLVAVRPLASIISRLWLPQLVERFNPAWMLVANPLLTTPALFILAFVHSPWVMAPLLALIGFWWGLAQPLTMTWVTRIAPARDRSTALSMRLTANRLGQVSVPVAAGALAGALGPGSVFAVVGALSGVSLATMARSLRRELRGGLGREAWDADADSGPELRT, encoded by the coding sequence ATGGCCCGCCCGAGCGCGCTTCAGCGGCTGCTCATCGTGACCGTGCTGTTCGCCGCGACCTTCGCCGCGCTGCGCGTCGTGCTCACCTATCGTGCGCTCGAGCTCGGCGCGTCCGCGGCTCAGATCGGCATCCTCGCCGCCGCGTTTTCGTTCCTGCCGATGTTCGTGGCCGTGTCCTCGGGTCGTGTGATCGACCGGCGCGGCGCGCGCGGGATGCTCGTGTTGGGCTTGTCGCTCACGGTGGTCGCCACCGCCGGGGCCGTGTTCTCGCCGAACCTCGGCCTGCTCGGCCTTGCGCACGTCGTGATCGGGCTCGGCCAGCTGTGGTTGACGATCGCCTCGCAGTCGATGGTCACCGAACTGGTCCCCGAATCGCGCTTCACCTCCGGGTTCGCCTCGCTCACGCTACTCGTATCGGTGGGTCAGGCCGTCGGCTCCCCGCTCATCGGTCTCGTGCTCGGTGGGATCGGGAGCGGCGGTCTCGGCGCCGGGGGCCCCGAGCCGGCCGGGGCATCGGACGGGGCAGCGTCATCGATCGCCGCGCACACGATTCCCGCGTTGTGGGTGTGTTTCGTCGTTCTCGCGGTCGCGCTACCGATCGCGCTCACCCTGCCGCGCCGGGTCGATAAGGATAGTTCGCCCGAACACGCGGCGGCGGAAAAGTCGAAGCGGCTCTCGGCCTGGACGCTGCTGCGACGCCGCGGGATGGCGCCGGCCGCGCTGTCTTCACTTGTCGTGCTGGCAGGTATCGAGCTGATCATCTCCTACCTGCCGGTCATCGGCGAGGACACCGGGCTCAGCCCGCTCGCGGTGTCGCTCCTCGTCGCCGTACGCCCTCTCGCCTCGATCATCTCGCGCCTGTGGCTGCCTCAGCTCGTCGAGCGGTTCAACCCGGCGTGGATGCTCGTCGCCAACCCATTGCTGACGACGCCGGCGCTGTTCATCCTTGCCTTCGTGCATTCGCCGTGGGTGATGGCGCCGCTGCTCGCGCTCATCGGATTCTGGTGGGGGCTCGCGCAGCCGCTGACGATGACGTGGGTAACCCGCATCGCGCCGGCGCGCGACCGGTCGACCGCGCTGAGCATGCGGCTCACCGCGAACCGGCTCGGGCAGGTCTCGGTGCCCGTCGCCGCGGGCGCGCTCGCCGGCGCGCTCGGTCCGGGTTCGGTGTTCGCGGTGGTGGGAGCGCTTTCGGGAGTGTCGCTCGCAACGATGGCACGCTCCCTGCGGCGCGAACTGCGCGGCGGGCTCGGACGCGAGGCGTGGGACGCCGATGCGGACTCGGGACCGGAACTGAGGACGTAA
- a CDS encoding TetR/AcrR family transcriptional regulator, which translates to MDALSEHAVALCDRGGLGALTVRAAASSLGVAPASLYSRVDSVDDLFDLALDRVLGSDSSMAAAIEVKDLRGLLLAYFRHLERHGWACQIIGMRAPRGPNYLRLSESLVSMLNDGGVSDPLGASYALSNLVIGSAMTAPIAGDEQATDIDAGTAPLYSLFHERRTAEAGNIVADAIDALLNAWSYRPA; encoded by the coding sequence GTGGATGCACTATCCGAACACGCGGTGGCGCTGTGCGACCGCGGTGGGCTCGGCGCCCTCACCGTCCGCGCGGCCGCTTCATCACTCGGCGTGGCACCGGCAAGCTTGTATTCCCGCGTTGATTCGGTTGACGACTTGTTCGACCTGGCGCTGGACCGGGTTCTCGGCAGCGATTCATCAATGGCCGCGGCGATTGAGGTCAAAGATCTGCGCGGGCTGCTCCTTGCGTACTTTCGCCACCTCGAGCGTCACGGTTGGGCGTGTCAGATCATCGGGATGCGTGCGCCTCGAGGGCCGAATTACCTGCGTCTTTCGGAGAGCTTGGTGTCAATGCTCAATGACGGCGGTGTCTCCGATCCGCTTGGTGCGTCCTATGCACTGTCGAACCTCGTCATCGGCAGTGCGATGACAGCTCCCATCGCCGGAGACGAACAGGCCACTGACATCGATGCGGGCACGGCTCCGTTGTATTCGCTATTCCACGAAAGGCGAACCGCCGAAGCGGGAAACATCGTTGCCGATGCGATCGACGCGTTGCTCAACGCGTGGTCGTATCGGCCTGCGTGA